In the Arachis ipaensis cultivar K30076 chromosome B04, Araip1.1, whole genome shotgun sequence genome, TATCATCCGACAAACTTGTTTGACTGTTATAATGACTACCTATATAATATTTAATAACATGgtattgataaatgatttattatctttttttaattaattttataaattaaaaacaaaattaaaatttagccCAAAGTTGAGAAGCTAAAACCATAATTTATCCTATGATATTGTACGGCATACCTTGAAGTGTGTTTATCAATAACTGAAATCTCTGAGGGAATTGAGGGTAATTTGATCCATTCCAATAGAAGTTGAATAAACCACAACCTTCATCATGATCAACTATCCCTTGTCTGAAATAATAGCTACCATGCAATCCCCACCAACACCAATCAATGTCTCTCTCAGCAAGGAAAGTCAACATGCAAGTCAACCATGTCTCGTCACTTGGTATTCTTGCAGTGAAATCCATCCCAAACTCACCAAAGTACAAAGGAGAATCATAATGATCATCACTAAGGATAAAACCGTCTTTTTTCTCAAGATCACTCTTCACTGCAGCACACATAGAATTGATTGGTTCATGATCCCAGGTTGGGTTCCAATAAGGGTAGTGATGTGTCTCAAACACAACCTTGTTCTTTGGTTCTACGTTCAGTGGAGTTTCCTTCAAGAATCTAAGATTGGATGCGAAGTCAAAACCTGAGAAGATCATCAACAAGTTTGGGTTTTCTTGGTGAATGGCTAATGCTGCTTGTCTCATGTAACGATACCAATCTGCTGCATTTTGATTCGGGCCATGAATTTCATTCCGCAAGCTAACTGCAACGACCTGTTGGGTTCAATAATGTCAATTTCAAATTAGTTATCCATCCTTGATCAGTTGATCTGAGACAAGTGCCAAGTGGTTACTGGTTTCATCTTATCAGAATTTCTATATATattaagaaaaatagaattgGTTTTGTGAGGGGAAGAATTTAgaatataaaagaataaaaaaaattgtagaacgatcaaatcaatcaaaatgagaaaaaaaaaaggataattatatttgtgaaatattttaaaaagaaaacaatACAATTCATTAATAAGAGTTGTTAAGTTGAACTATTAGATAtccacttttatttttttaattttttttagaattcgaTCATTATTATTACTAAACAATTTagtagaagataaataaaaagcttaaaaattatTTGTGTACAACATTTTCTGAGGCTAAGTAAATAAGTataatatatgtgattatgataaaTAATTacgtaaaaatattttaataaataagacAATATTTGTTACTTCTGTCTTCTAAGTTATAAATATTAATATCGATACTCACATTAGGTAAATTCTTGAAAAGTTGAGCTGCCAAAATGTGTCCCTGCACCCACTCATCAGGATCAAAATGTGAGTCTCCAAAGAAACCATTGCTGTCGTTGTAGTTGCAACACCATTTCGCCTTGCTGACGTGGTTGTCGGCGACAACCATAATGTTGGCACTGAAAAGTTGATTAACAACAAAAGCATAGGCTTGAGGATGAGTCATGTTCAGGAAATCATTGTTATACTTCATCATCCCTAATTTAGTCTCTTCCAATTTCAAAGCATCAAGGGTTTGTAAAATGGTTTGGTTAAAGTGACGAGTAAACATGAAGGTTGCCCAAGTGAGACGAACGCAATTAAGGCCAAAAGAAGAAATGTTGGTGACAATGTTGCTTAGAGTTTGTTTGTTCAAACCCTCTGCCAACATTACACTCAAGTGTGCTGGCCAATTTGCACATCTTAGCTTCACACGTTTCCCTGTGTTTTCTTCAACAATCCTTCTATTCTTGACTGAGAGAGGATAAGAAAATGAATGTGATGCGAACACAGCTTGTAAAATTATGAATAGGGTAATCAAGATCAATAGTAGCAATGAAGATTTTGCCATTATTTAGCTGCTAAAGATACCAGCTACTAATATGTTTGATAATtgatactctttttttttttcacttttggggAAGAAAGGGGGGTTGTTTGAATATAAtgtattgatataaattatagagTAAactatcgtttttgtctccaacgtttggagtaagttttaaagttgtccctaatgttttaaaattgattcaatgttatcctgccgttagggatccgttaacaaaattgacagcgagacaaaattgagacgattttgaaacgttaggaacttaaataggacgaaaacgttagggacaaaaaggatacataaaataaattttaatttaatttt is a window encoding:
- the LOC107637289 gene encoding uncharacterized protein LOC107637289; amino-acid sequence: MAKSSLLLLILITLFIILQAVFASHSFSYPLSVKNRRIVEENTGKRVKLRCANWPAHLSVMLAEGLNKQTLSNIVTNISSFGLNCVRLTWATFMFTRHFNQTILQTLDALKLEETKLGMMKYNNDFLNMTHPQAYAFVVNQLFSANIMVVADNHVSKAKWCCNYNDSNGFFGDSHFDPDEWVQGHILAAQLFKNLPNVVAVSLRNEIHGPNQNAADWYRYMRQAALAIHQENPNLLMIFSGFDFASNLRFLKETPLNVEPKNKVVFETHHYPYWNPTWDHEPINSMCAAVKSDLEKKDGFILSDDHYDSPLYFGEFGMDFTARIPSDETWLTCMLTFLAERDIDWCWWGLHGSYYFRQGIVDHDEGCGLFNFYWNGSNYPQFPQRFQLLINTLQDPSSKAPYSHILYHPQSGLCVKAHQNYNRIELGDCKKASGWNQEGDKIKLNGDHCLKSLGKEGDPAVVSSDCLSGDLSSSWKFISDSGLHLQDNIGLCLDKDRNSSILVTNKCICVRDYVGCLDNPQRQWFQLVPTNVE